TTGCCGTGCGAGAGCAGCCAGTTCAGGCGCGCGCCGATGAGCAGCACCACGTCGGCCTCTTGCAGCACGTAGGAGCGCGCGGCGGCGGCCGATTGCACGTGCGTGTCGGGCAGGAGGCCCTTGGCCATCGACATCGGGAGGTAGGGAATACCCGTCTTCTCGACCAGTGCGCGGATGTCGGCGTCAGCCTGTGCATACGCTGCGCCCTTGCCCAGCAGGATGAGCGGCTTCTTCGCGCTCTTGAGCAGGTCGAGCGCGCGCTTGACAGCATCGGGTGCGGGGATCTGGCGCGGCGCCGGATCGACGACCTTGATCAGCGAAGCCTTGCCCTTGGCCGCATCCATGGTCTGCGCGAAGAGCTTGGCCGGCAGGTCCAGGTACACGCCGCCGGGGCGGCCCGAGAGCGCCGAGCGGATGGCGCGGGCGATGCCCACTCCGATGTCTTCGGCATGCAGCACGCGGAAGGCGGCCTTGCACAGCGGCTTGGCGATGGCCAGTTGGTCCATCTCTTCGTAGTCGCCCTGCTGCAGGTCGACGATTTCGCGTTCGCTCGATCCGCTGATCAGGATCATCGGGAAGCAGTTGGTGGTCGCGTTGGCCAGCGCCGTGAGGCCGTTGAGGAAACCGGGGGCCGACACCGTCAGGCAGATGCCCGGCTTTTGCGTGAGGAAGCCGGCAGCTGCGGCGGCGTTGCCGGCGTGTTGCTCGTGGCGGAACGAAATGACCCGCATGCCCTCGGCCTGCGCCATGCGCGTCAGGTCGGTGATCGGGATGCCGGGGAGGCCGAAGATGGTGTCGATGTCGTTCAGCTTCAGCGCATCGATGACCAGGTGGAAGCCGTCGGTCGTTTCGGCCTCCGGTGCGTCGTCCGCCACCGGTTTGAGGGCTCGCACGACCGCATCGCCGTCAACGGCCCGGCTCGTGGGCTTGAGGGCGTCGTCCAGGGTCGTGGATGCCTCTTTGTCCGTTCTTACTGAAGACATGTCTCTCCTTCTGCTTTGGTGAATGGCCGAGGCCCGAGCCGGGACTATGATTCGGGGGCATGCTTTCGAACGTTGACCTCGGTCAACTTTCCGGAAAACGGCACCGGCCAGATGAACCAGAAGTTGTTGCGAATTCGAGCAAGACGGGACCCATGACGTTGTTGGAAAACCACCCGGAAAAAAACATCATTCGCGCGCAGCTCCGGCAGAACGTCCTGCTCAAGGACCTGAGCGAGAGCGATCGCGCCGAACTGGAAGCCCACCTCGTGATCGTGGACGGCAACAAGGGCGATTTCCTGTTGCACCAGGGGGTGCGCGAGATGGAGCAGTACTTCATCCTCGATGGCATCCTGAAACGGGTCGTGAGCAACCCGGAAGGCAAGGAAATGATCCTTCGCTTCGCCGACGAGCACGACATGGAAACGAGCTATGCGGCGCTGCGGCTGGGCACGCCGACGCCCTACGGCATCGTGTGCGTCACCAAGGCCCGCGTGGCGAGCCTGCCGCTGAAGGAATGGATCACCTTTCTCAACCGGCACCCCGAGACCAAGGAGTTGTTCGAGTACCTGGTGATGAAGGGGATGAGCGAGATCATGGCGCACACGATCACGCTGCATCTGCTGGATGCGCCGGGGCGGGTGCACCGGTTCACGCGCAAGCACCCGGAGCTGGAAGACCGGATTCCGAGCAAGGAGCTGGCTTCTTATCTCAATCTCTCCGCAGAAACCCTTAGTCGGCTTCGCAAGCGCGGAAAAATCTAGACGCGGCTGTTGGGGTTGGCTCCCTCCCCTTCCGGGGGAGGGTTGGGGTGGGGGCAAGCGGCGCTGGAACTGCTGGCCGCGCTTCGAGGAAAGCCGCCGAGCCCCCACCCCAGCCCTCCCCCGGAAGGGGAGGGAGCAAGACAGGGATCGCTCGCAAAAATCACGTCTGCTTCGCTGATGCGAAACGGCGCGAAGTCGCCATCAAACGCAGCTGGTTGTGCACACCGGTCACGCCAGTCACCGCAGCCGCCACCGCTTCAGTCTGCGCGCGCTCTTCGGAGTTGAGGACGATCCCGCGCAGGATCACCTCGCCTTGGTTCGCATCGACCGTCACTCGGATGTCGCTCGTCTCCACCTGCTCCTTCAACGCCGCCTTCACGCGCGCCTGCAGCGCCATGTTCTTGAGCAGCGCGCGCGACTCGGGCGTCTCCGCGAACTCGGGCCGCGCCACCAGCTGGCGGATCTGCTCTACGCAGCTGTCGACCGTCACGCGGTCGGTGTTGAGCACCAGGTCGTAGAGCACCGGGTCGCCCCAGGTCACGCCGAACTGCGCATGCATGCGCGCCGCGTGCGCCTGGTCGCTGCGGCGGATCTCGGCTTCGGCGAACGCGGCGTCGTCGGTCTCGAGGTCGCCCATCAGCCACTCGACGCGCTTCTCGAGCGAGCGCGTGATGCGCACGCACACCACATGCGGCACGGGCCGCAAGAGGCAGGTGGCGCCCCATCCGCGCAGCACCACGTTGCCGCGGTCGGCCAGCCCGAACAACTCGTCGGCCGTGTAGAGCGCAACGCTGCGCTGGTCGGTCTTCAGGCGCTCCAGGAGGCCGGCCTTGCCGCCGCGCAGCCGGCCGATGAGGCTCTTGGAGACCTGCATCTTCTCGGCCAGGTGGTCGATGACTTCATGGCGCATGACGGCGAGCGAGAGCGTTTCCGCGAGCTTCACCGAAACGTCCTTGGCGAGGGAACCCATTTCCTGGGTCAGTGCGATGACTGGCATGTGCGTGCTCCTTGTTGTTCTTCTCGCTCAGTCCACCGGACGCTCGACGGCGAACTCGTCGGGCTTCTTCGGCGGCTTGATCAGGGCGATGCCCTTGGAGATCAGCGGCCAGAACAGCAGCACCAGGGCCAGCGTCGTGATGCCGCCCACCAGCGGATTCGAGAACATGATCATCACGTCGCCTTGCGAGACCAACATCGCCTGGCGGAACGAGTCTTCGGCCTTGTCCCCGAGCACCAGCGCGAGCACCAGTGGCGCAAGCGGGAAGTCGAGTTTCTTGAACAGGTAGCCGATCACGCCGAAGCCGAGCATGAACCAGATGTCGAGCATCGCGTTGTGCACGGTGTAGGCACCGATGGCACAGATCACGATGATCACCGGCGCGATGATCGAGAACGGAATGCGCAGGATCGACGCGAACAGCGGCACCGTGCTCAGCACCACGATCAGGCCCACGATGTTGCCCAGGTACATGCTGGCGATGAGGCCCCAGACGAAGTCCTTCTGCTCCACGAAGAGCAGCGGTCCGGGCTGCAGGCCCCAGATCAGCAAGCCGCCCAGCAGCACGGCAGCGGTCGGCGAACCGGGGATGCCCAGCGCCAGCATCGGCAGCAGCGCGCTGGTGCCCGCCGCATGCGCCGCGGTCTCGGGGGCGACGACGCCTTCCATCTGGCCGGTGCCGAACTTGGAGCCCTTCTTCGACATCTTCTTGGCGAGGCCGTAGGCCATGAACGAAGCCGGCGTGGCGCCGCCGGGCGTGATGCCCATCCAGATGCCGATGAGCGAACTGCGCAGCGACGTGACCCAGTACTGCGGCAGTTGCTTCCAGGTCTGCAGCACGACCTTGGGGTCGATCTTGGCGCTCTTGCCAGAGAACTTCAGGCCCTCTTCCATCGACAGCAGAATTTCGCCGATGCCAAAGAGACCGATCACCGCGATCAGGAAGTCGAAGCCGCGCATCAGCTCGGGCTGGCCGAAGGTCAGGCGCAACTGGCCAGTGACCGTGTCCATGCCGACCGATGCGAGTGCGAAGCCGAGCGCCATCGATGCGAGGATCTTGAAGGGCGATCCCTTGCCCATGCCCACGAAGCTGCAGAAGGTCAGCAAGTACACCGCGAAGAATTCGGGCGAGCCGAACTTGAGCGCGAACTTGGCGACCAGCGGCGCGAGGAAAGTGATCATCACCACCGCGATGAAGGCACCCACGAACGACGAGGTGAAGGCCGTGGTGAGCGCGGCGCCCGCGTTGCCCTGCTGGGCCATCGGGTAGCCGTCGAAGGTGGTGGCCACCGACCAGGGTTCGCCGGGGATGTTGAACAGGATCGAGGTGATGGCCCCGCCGAACAACGCACCCCAGTAGATGCACGACAACATGATGATGGCCGAGGTCGGCGACATCGTGAACGTGAGGGGCAGCAAGATGGCCACCCCGTTGGCGCCGCCCAGCCCCGGCAGCACGCCGATGAGCACGCCAAGGATGATCCCCACGAACATCAGCGCGATGTTCATCGGGGTCAGGATCACTGCAAAGCCCTGCATCAGGGCGCTGATTTCGTCCATTTCGCTGTGCTCCGTGAGTTCAGTAGCCGAGGAACCGGAGGGGGTCGAGCGCGCCTTTGAAAAGCGGCACCTTGAACCACACCTCGAACATGCAGAAGAAGACCGTGTTGACCGCGAGCGCGGCGATCACGCTCTTCACCCACGAGTACTTGCCCAGCACGATCATGAAGAGCGCGATGTAGACCGCCGATGCGACATACAGCCCCACAAAGGTGATGGCCAGCACGTACACCGTGGCCGGCAGCAGCACCGAGAGCACGCGCTTCAATTGCACCGAATCCACGAACACCTCGGTGTTGCGGTTCTTGCCGAGCAGTGCCTGGTACAGGATGCCGGCGCCCGAGATGGTGATGATCACGCCGATGAAGAACGGGAAGTAGCCCGACCCGGGCCCATCGCTCGTCCAGCCCGCGCCGAGCTTGCGGGCCTCGAACACCACCACCAGTCCGATGACCAGCAGCAGCGCCGCCACCACCGCCTCGACCACGTAGGTGGCGACGCCCGAACGCGCCGCCCCATCGGAAATTTCTTCGTGCTCCATGGAGCCCCCATCGATCAAATGTGTGAGTGAAATGCAGCGGCCGCGGCCAAAGGAGTTCCGGCCCGGGCGTTGCGCAGCGCGATGCATCAGCCGGCCAGCGCACGCGGCGCGGACCAAGGCTGACGCTGCCTGCTTACTTGTTGCTCGCGAGGAAGCCCGCGTCCGACATCAGCGTGCGGTGCGTCGCTTCGGCGGTGGTGAGCCAGTCGGCGAAGGGCTGGCCGGTCATGAAGGTCGGGTTGAAGGCGCCCTTCTCCATGTATTCCTTCCACTCCGGCGTGGCGGCCACCTTGGTCAGCAGGTCCGTGTAGAACTTGAGCTGATCGGGCGTGACGCCGGCGGGCATGAAGATGCCGCGCAGCATCGTGTACTTGGTGGGCACGCCTGCTTCCTTGCAGGTGGGCACGTCGTTCCACGATTGCGTGTCGGTCACCTTCGCCTTGAACGGCATGCGCTCGTCGTCGAACACGCACAGCGCGCGCAGCTTGCCGGCGCGCCATTGCGCCACCGCCTCGATCGGGTTGTTGACGGTGGAATTCACATGGCCGCCCACCAGCTGCACCGCAACTTCGCCGCCGCCCTTGAAGGGCACGTAGATGAACTTGGTGCCCGTGGCTTTCTCGAGCGCCACGGTGATGATCTGGTCTTCCTGCTTGGAGCCGGTGCCGGCCATCTTGAACTTGTTGGGGCCCGCGGCCTTGGTGGCCGCGATGTATTCGCCGGCCGTCTTGTAGGGCGCGTCGACGTTGGTCCACAGCACGAACTGGTCGAGTGCAAGCATCGCGACGGGCGTCATGTCCTTCCAGTTGAAGGGCACGCCGGTGGCCATGGGCGTGGTGAACAGGTTCGACAGCGAGATGATGATCTTGTGCGGATCGCCCTTGGCTTCCTTCACCGCGAGAAAGCCTTCGGCGCCCGCGCCGCCCGACTTGTTGACCACGATGAGCGGCTCTTTCATGAGCTTGTACTTGATGACGATGCCCTGCAGCAGCCGCCCCATCTGGTCGGCGCCGCCGCCGGTGCCGGCGGGGATCACGAACTCCACGGGTTTGGTGGGTTCCCAGGCGAAGGCGGGGGTGGCGGCGGCCAACGCCAGGACGGCCGCGCCAATGGCTTTCGCGCGCCAGCTGCGGGCGTGCGAAGCGATGTTCTTCATCGTCATGTTTGTCTCCAGTCGGTGTAGGGTGCGCCCTTTGTTATTGTTGGATCTGAGCGGAGATACGAACAGGGCGGATGTTGCGCGCAGGCGCTGCCAAGCCGACTTGACCGTGGTCAACTTCTTGGAGATTTCGTATGGGGGTTAGCCCGTGCTGGCCGGTTTTTTGCAGTGCAGCGAAGCCGCCGCAGGAACCCTATAAAATCGCGGCGCGCACCGGCAACCCCTCGCCGGCCGGGCACCCAGCCCATCGCGCCAGTCGTCTTCGTAGTTCAATGGATAGAACGGGGTCCTCCTAAGACTCAGATACAGGTTCGATTCCTGTCGAAGGCACCAGCACCAGCAAGCCAGCGTCGAGCCCGCCGGTGTGGATTCCGGCAATTCTTGTCGCAAATGACAGGAATTGCCGGAATTCATACAACGACAAGGATTGCCGGAAAACCGACCGGAACTGGCATCCCAAAGCCCCCTGCACGGGGGCCAATCTTTATCAAAGCACCTTATTCGGGCACTTCCGTCGCATCCCGCTTCGCCAAATCAGGTCTGAATCGGGCGTGAACCTCCTCAAGAGCGCGTGTCAACGGACTACTGCTCTCAAACGAAGCTTTGCCTGAGCGTTTGATCAGTCTGCTCCTAGTGACCAAGGTGCCCTCTGCTTCTAACGCCATAGCAACTGATGTGTACAGTTCCACTGCTTTTTCGAACGTAGCTTGGCGGCTTCTTGCTCGATGCTTCTGGCCAACCGAAACAAGCTGATCGCTCTGCGTCTTGAACCGTCGGGGGATAAGATGAGGATTTATACCCAGTTGCTTCGCCAATTGCGCACGACTTGGAGGAGCTTCCTGCTCCATTGCCCGCGCCAAGACTCGCTCAACTTCTGACCAACTGGTTGCCGACCGAGCGTAGGCCCGTTGAACCAACTTCTGCGGAGCTTTTGGGGAAGAAATCTCTCGAAACCGTCCTTCGCAGAGGCTCGCCAAATCTGCTCCATTTCGCTGGCACACGTCCAGAAGCATACGCAGCGACGGCTGTCCCTTCCCGCTGAGCCAGATGGAAAAGCTCGACGGGGATACGCTCGCCGCCTTGGCGGCTCGAACAGGACTCCCTGCATGACACACCCTCACCAAATCAATCAAGCCAGCACGCAAGGTGTCTGCGTTCATGCCTTCGGATTGCCGCATCGACACAGCGACCAGACGCCCGACACTTTCCGCGATCCAGATCTGAACTGCGGACGCGGTCGCAGGCTCTTCGGTGACGCATTCGAATCCGATGCAACCACAAGCCGAGCAAACGCCTGGAATCTGAGGTCGCTGTGCAAACCGCAATTGCGAGAGCGTCTCTGAACCGCAGGTCATACGATCTCTCAACAAGACCCCGTGCTTGGGGCAACACTCGACAGCCTGTATTTCCCAGAGAAGTGGACTGATCTGCTTTTCGGGATCAGTTTCTTCACGAACACACATTGGACAGTACCGACCTGGCCGGTGGTGCACAAGATGAGTGCGTGCGAACGCATGAAACCTGGCCATGGTCGAACTCTCGAGACAAGACCCGGTCGCTTTCTGGAGGTTTTCCAGCAACTGAAGACCGACATCTGAACTCCCATGCATTTGCCACCGCTGAACAATTGCACGAATATTTTCTGAGGTGACGCTGAAAGAGCACTCTTCGGACAAAGATTTTGGGTTGCTCCCAAAAGGGTACTTTTTGAGCAAGATTTCCAGGAGTGCGCGGGGCGTCAACGAATGGAGCAACGCCAGCCGCAAGACATACCCACGCAGGCTTTCCACGAAAATTGTCCCCTCGCCCACGAGTTCCAGCCCGAAAAACAGTGTGCGGTCAACCATTGACTCTCTCCATCGCCAGCGTGAGACGCGCCAACGCCTTCTCGTCCCAAAGGCTTTCTCCGAACAACGCATCCTTTACCTTGGATTCGCCCGCCTCGATCTCTTTGCGGACCACCTTGAGCAGCTTGCTTGACTTCGCGGCCTTCACCAAGAATTTCGAGTCCCATTTGCCCTCATTGCGCAGTTGCATTGCCGACGCGTCGAGCAATAGCGACTTGAGCAAACCTACGCAGCCGAGAGAGGCTTCCATCAAGTCATCCGAGATGGCGAAAAAGTTCGGTACTGCGGCGCAAGGCCATTTGGCGGTCAGCTTCTTCACAATCTCCTTGAACTCTTTCCGGTCATCCTCAATGTCCTGGTGATAGTGATCGAAGTTCAAAATGGCTGTCCGCCTTGCAATCTGCCCATGCTCCATAGCGAAATCAAGCAGATCGAACGAACCCACCAAGACCAATTTGATGCCAGTCTTGTTCGCAACGCTCTTGAGGGTGTCCATGACCGCAGCCTCCTTTGCGAAGCGCGACATGTGGAACGCCTCGTCGATCACACAGATCCTAGACTTCCGATATTTGAAGGCGCTCTCAATCTGGCGCCGCAAGGAAGCGATGGTCTGACGTCGCCGCGGATTCAAGACAACGCGTCCATCCTTGATTTCGATGGCGGTCTTGCGCTCGGTCCCGGGTTCGTGCAAGCCATCCAGCATGTCTTCGTACAGTGCACGAAAACCATGGCGCGTCTCTCCATTGGCATATGCCTCTACGTAGACGATGGAGATCACCGAGGCATCGTTTTCCTCTTCTTCTGCAAAGAACGCGCTCAAGTTTCCCAAGAGGTTGCTGTTCATGGTCGACTTGCCAACGCCCGTTGCTCCAACAACAAAAATAATGTTCGACTCAGTTTGCGCTGTAAGCAACAGTGCCAGATCGTCCAGCAATTCATCGAGCTTTCTATGTCGCACGCGTACGTTAAAAAAGGCGCTCTGCTTCTTCTGAGCCTCCTTGCTCAGGCCCTTCATGAACGACGGTTGTTTGGTTGATTTGGGAGAAGTCACTGATATGGATATCTGCTGATCTGATTGAGGGATGCGGAAGAGCCAAGGGCTCAGAAATATTCGTGCTCGTCCACGGATTCGTCTGGCTGAGTTGTGTCGGGGTCAGGCGTCTCCGCGGGGGCCAGCAATGGAACAGATGAAGCAGATGACGAAGGGCTGCTGTCCGGTTCCTGCTGTACCGCGTCAAGGAGGCGCGGGCTGAGTGGTGCCAGCTCGGACTGTTCGAAGCGAGCCTTTTGAGCATGAGCAGCCTCGGGCATAACCTTCGTCATCCCCAAGCGCTCATAGAGATAGTTGGCTTCCGAGGCTTGCTCACGGAGGCGTTCATCCCAGCGCTCAGGCGTCCACAGCGCGATCTTCTTGCGCGCGATATTCGGGTTATGCCGGTCCTTCTGCGCCGCAGTGCGACGTCGCCTGTTCTCTTCGCGGCGCTGGATCTCCAGCTCACAGCGAAAGCGGCCTTCAAGACTGCGGCCATCTCGGGCCTGCGCGATCACCCACTGATCACGGAAACAGACATACACGACGCTTGCGGCCCACATCTCCGTACGGACCTCGGCTTTCTCGCCCGGCTTCGCCCGGCTGAGCATGTCGTTCCAGTAGTACATGCCGTCCACGAACACACCTCGCTGCCGGTCGATCACGCGAGTGGGAGTCCCCGAGTGCGCGGCGGTCAGAAGCTTGAACAATTGGTCGTAGCGAACGATCACATGAGACCGTGAGCCGCACTCGAGTAGCAGGCGCTTCTCGTGGTC
This region of Variovorax sp. RKNM96 genomic DNA includes:
- the oxc gene encoding oxalyl-CoA decarboxylase, encoding MSSVRTDKEASTTLDDALKPTSRAVDGDAVVRALKPVADDAPEAETTDGFHLVIDALKLNDIDTIFGLPGIPITDLTRMAQAEGMRVISFRHEQHAGNAAAAAGFLTQKPGICLTVSAPGFLNGLTALANATTNCFPMILISGSSEREIVDLQQGDYEEMDQLAIAKPLCKAAFRVLHAEDIGVGIARAIRSALSGRPGGVYLDLPAKLFAQTMDAAKGKASLIKVVDPAPRQIPAPDAVKRALDLLKSAKKPLILLGKGAAYAQADADIRALVEKTGIPYLPMSMAKGLLPDTHVQSAAAARSYVLQEADVVLLIGARLNWLLSHGKGKTWAQDKGAKQFIQIDIAPTEIDSNVAIAAPVIGDIGSCVAALLGGIDAKWAKPPTEWTGAIAERKDKNLSKMAVTLAARPSPMNFHSALSVIRDQVKARPDAIVVNEGANTLDFARSIVDMYQPRKRLDVGTWGIMGIGMGFAVAAAVVTDKPVIAIEGDSAFGFSGMEVETICRYNLPICIIVFNNNGVYRGTDVNASGTADVAPTVFVKNARYDKLMEAFGGVGVNATTADELQKALTEAVASRRPTLINAVIDETAGTESGRITSLNPATAKKK
- a CDS encoding Crp/Fnr family transcriptional regulator, giving the protein MTLLENHPEKNIIRAQLRQNVLLKDLSESDRAELEAHLVIVDGNKGDFLLHQGVREMEQYFILDGILKRVVSNPEGKEMILRFADEHDMETSYAALRLGTPTPYGIVCVTKARVASLPLKEWITFLNRHPETKELFEYLVMKGMSEIMAHTITLHLLDAPGRVHRFTRKHPELEDRIPSKELASYLNLSAETLSRLRKRGKI
- a CDS encoding cytidylate kinase family protein; amino-acid sequence: MPVIALTQEMGSLAKDVSVKLAETLSLAVMRHEVIDHLAEKMQVSKSLIGRLRGGKAGLLERLKTDQRSVALYTADELFGLADRGNVVLRGWGATCLLRPVPHVVCVRITRSLEKRVEWLMGDLETDDAAFAEAEIRRSDQAHAARMHAQFGVTWGDPVLYDLVLNTDRVTVDSCVEQIRQLVARPEFAETPESRALLKNMALQARVKAALKEQVETSDIRVTVDANQGEVILRGIVLNSEERAQTEAVAAAVTGVTGVHNQLRLMATSRRFASAKQT
- a CDS encoding tripartite tricarboxylate transporter permease → MDEISALMQGFAVILTPMNIALMFVGIILGVLIGVLPGLGGANGVAILLPLTFTMSPTSAIIMLSCIYWGALFGGAITSILFNIPGEPWSVATTFDGYPMAQQGNAGAALTTAFTSSFVGAFIAVVMITFLAPLVAKFALKFGSPEFFAVYLLTFCSFVGMGKGSPFKILASMALGFALASVGMDTVTGQLRLTFGQPELMRGFDFLIAVIGLFGIGEILLSMEEGLKFSGKSAKIDPKVVLQTWKQLPQYWVTSLRSSLIGIWMGITPGGATPASFMAYGLAKKMSKKGSKFGTGQMEGVVAPETAAHAAGTSALLPMLALGIPGSPTAAVLLGGLLIWGLQPGPLLFVEQKDFVWGLIASMYLGNIVGLIVVLSTVPLFASILRIPFSIIAPVIIVICAIGAYTVHNAMLDIWFMLGFGVIGYLFKKLDFPLAPLVLALVLGDKAEDSFRQAMLVSQGDVMIMFSNPLVGGITTLALVLLFWPLISKGIALIKPPKKPDEFAVERPVD
- a CDS encoding tripartite tricarboxylate transporter TctB family protein, whose translation is MEHEEISDGAARSGVATYVVEAVVAALLLVIGLVVVFEARKLGAGWTSDGPGSGYFPFFIGVIITISGAGILYQALLGKNRNTEVFVDSVQLKRVLSVLLPATVYVLAITFVGLYVASAVYIALFMIVLGKYSWVKSVIAALAVNTVFFCMFEVWFKVPLFKGALDPLRFLGY
- a CDS encoding tripartite tricarboxylate transporter substrate-binding protein, with product MKNIASHARSWRAKAIGAAVLALAAATPAFAWEPTKPVEFVIPAGTGGGADQMGRLLQGIVIKYKLMKEPLIVVNKSGGAGAEGFLAVKEAKGDPHKIIISLSNLFTTPMATGVPFNWKDMTPVAMLALDQFVLWTNVDAPYKTAGEYIAATKAAGPNKFKMAGTGSKQEDQIITVALEKATGTKFIYVPFKGGGEVAVQLVGGHVNSTVNNPIEAVAQWRAGKLRALCVFDDERMPFKAKVTDTQSWNDVPTCKEAGVPTKYTMLRGIFMPAGVTPDQLKFYTDLLTKVAATPEWKEYMEKGAFNPTFMTGQPFADWLTTAEATHRTLMSDAGFLASNK
- a CDS encoding TniQ family protein encodes the protein MVDRTLFFGLELVGEGTIFVESLRGYVLRLALLHSLTPRALLEILLKKYPFGSNPKSLSEECSFSVTSENIRAIVQRWQMHGSSDVGLQLLENLQKATGSCLESSTMARFHAFARTHLVHHRPGRYCPMCVREETDPEKQISPLLWEIQAVECCPKHGVLLRDRMTCGSETLSQLRFAQRPQIPGVCSACGCIGFECVTEEPATASAVQIWIAESVGRLVAVSMRQSEGMNADTLRAGLIDLVRVCHAGSPVRAAKAASVSPSSFSIWLSGKGQPSLRMLLDVCQRNGADLASLCEGRFREISSPKAPQKLVQRAYARSATSWSEVERVLARAMEQEAPPSRAQLAKQLGINPHLIPRRFKTQSDQLVSVGQKHRARSRQATFEKAVELYTSVAMALEAEGTLVTRSRLIKRSGKASFESSSPLTRALEEVHARFRPDLAKRDATEVPE
- a CDS encoding AAA family ATPase encodes the protein MTSPKSTKQPSFMKGLSKEAQKKQSAFFNVRVRHRKLDELLDDLALLLTAQTESNIIFVVGATGVGKSTMNSNLLGNLSAFFAEEEENDASVISIVYVEAYANGETRHGFRALYEDMLDGLHEPGTERKTAIEIKDGRVVLNPRRRQTIASLRRQIESAFKYRKSRICVIDEAFHMSRFAKEAAVMDTLKSVANKTGIKLVLVGSFDLLDFAMEHGQIARRTAILNFDHYHQDIEDDRKEFKEIVKKLTAKWPCAAVPNFFAISDDLMEASLGCVGLLKSLLLDASAMQLRNEGKWDSKFLVKAAKSSKLLKVVRKEIEAGESKVKDALFGESLWDEKALARLTLAMERVNG